A region from the Methylocystis iwaonis genome encodes:
- a CDS encoding ABC transporter ATP-binding protein yields MQPVIELADVHLTLGEGAARVHVLKGVSLNIAHGETVSLLGPSGSGKSTLLMTLAGLERPDSGAVRIDGADLGALSEDALARFRGQKIGVVFQSFQLIPTMTALENVAVPLELAGKPDAFAVAEAELVAVGLGHRLSHYPTQLSGGEQQRVALARALAPDPLILAADEPTGNLDSETGASVIDLIFAQQKRRAATLVLVTHDATLAARCGRRVRLRSGRIETDEN; encoded by the coding sequence GTGCAACCAGTTATCGAACTCGCAGACGTCCATCTCACGCTGGGCGAAGGCGCCGCGCGGGTCCATGTCCTCAAGGGCGTCAGCTTGAACATAGCCCATGGCGAAACTGTGAGTCTTCTGGGCCCCTCCGGGTCGGGAAAATCCACGCTGCTCATGACCCTCGCCGGGCTGGAGCGGCCCGACTCCGGCGCCGTCAGGATCGACGGAGCCGATCTGGGCGCCCTCTCGGAAGACGCGCTGGCGCGCTTCCGTGGTCAAAAGATAGGGGTCGTCTTCCAGTCTTTCCAGCTCATTCCGACCATGACGGCGCTCGAGAACGTCGCTGTGCCGCTGGAGCTTGCGGGCAAGCCCGACGCCTTCGCGGTCGCCGAGGCGGAGCTCGTGGCCGTCGGGCTCGGCCATCGCCTCTCCCACTATCCGACTCAGCTTTCCGGCGGCGAACAGCAGCGTGTCGCGCTTGCCCGCGCGCTCGCCCCCGACCCGCTGATTCTGGCGGCCGACGAGCCGACCGGCAATCTGGACTCTGAGACCGGCGCTTCCGTGATCGACCTCATCTTCGCCCAGCAGAAGCGCCGGGCCGCGACGCTGGTGCTCGTCACCCATGACGCCACCCTCGCCGCGCGCTGCGGACGGCGCGTGCGACTGCGCTCGGGGCGCATCGAGACGGACGAAAACTGA
- the thpR gene encoding RNA 2',3'-cyclic phosphodiesterase, with amino-acid sequence MPRLFTALEVPPHIAESLARLRGGVAGARWIDVENYHITLRFLGDVDDRFAHDAANALSFIQRPEVEVTIDQLASFGGDKPRAIVARVRPDPAVLEMQAEQERLMRRLGAPPEPRKFSPHVTLARLRGSNSASVAAYLGARGYFPPLRFTADRFVLYSSRDSVGGGPYVVEAEYPLYEARPALTGTVGL; translated from the coding sequence ATGCCTAGACTTTTCACGGCCCTGGAAGTTCCTCCCCATATTGCGGAAAGCCTGGCGCGGCTGCGCGGGGGCGTCGCTGGCGCGCGCTGGATCGACGTCGAGAACTACCACATCACGCTGCGCTTTCTGGGCGACGTCGACGACCGCTTCGCCCATGACGCCGCGAATGCCCTCTCCTTTATCCAGCGTCCCGAAGTCGAGGTGACGATCGATCAGCTCGCTTCTTTCGGCGGCGACAAGCCGCGCGCCATCGTAGCGCGCGTGCGGCCGGACCCGGCGGTATTGGAGATGCAGGCGGAGCAGGAGAGGCTGATGCGGCGCCTCGGCGCGCCGCCGGAGCCGCGCAAGTTTTCGCCGCATGTGACGCTGGCGCGGCTGCGCGGGTCGAATTCAGCGTCTGTTGCGGCCTATCTCGGGGCGCGCGGCTATTTCCCGCCACTGCGGTTCACAGCCGATCGCTTCGTGCTCTACTCGTCGCGGGATTCGGTGGGCGGCGGACCCTATGTCGTCGAGGCGGAGTATCCGCTCTATGAGGCGCGACCGGCGCTGACGGGAACGGTAGGGTTATAG
- a CDS encoding arylesterase, with the protein MNDAPLQTHFASPLYRLFGGWLQILSVSMALFSGGAEAAQKRVLAFGDSLTAGFGLPAGDSLPSQLKKRLQADGYDVDVINAGVSGDTTATGLARLDYTLSDGHVDVAILELGANDMLRGSSPQEARDNLSTIIESFQSKGVTVILAAMVSSNNWGQAYRQEFDSIYPDLAAKYGVTMVPFFMEGVWGEPKLLLGDGLHPNPAGVAKVVTKIAPYVEKVLASPDGKAQSRAQ; encoded by the coding sequence TTGAACGACGCGCCGCTTCAGACGCATTTTGCTTCGCCCTTATATCGCCTCTTCGGGGGCTGGCTCCAAATCTTGAGCGTTTCCATGGCGTTGTTTTCGGGTGGCGCCGAGGCGGCGCAAAAGCGGGTTCTGGCTTTCGGCGACAGCCTGACCGCGGGCTTCGGGCTGCCGGCCGGGGATTCGCTGCCCTCCCAGTTGAAAAAGCGTCTACAGGCGGACGGCTACGACGTGGACGTCATTAACGCCGGCGTTTCCGGCGACACGACCGCCACCGGCCTCGCGCGCCTCGACTACACCTTGTCCGACGGCCATGTGGACGTTGCGATTCTGGAGCTCGGCGCCAATGACATGCTGCGCGGCTCATCCCCCCAGGAAGCGCGGGACAATCTTTCGACGATCATCGAAAGTTTTCAGTCGAAAGGCGTCACTGTCATTTTAGCGGCCATGGTCTCCAGCAACAATTGGGGGCAAGCTTACCGCCAGGAATTCGATTCGATCTATCCCGACCTCGCCGCCAAATATGGAGTGACGATGGTTCCGTTTTTCATGGAAGGGGTCTGGGGCGAGCCCAAGCTGTTGCTCGGCGACGGCCTGCATCCGAACCCGGCGGGCGTCGCCAAGGTCGTGACGAAAATAGCCCCTTATGTCGAAAAGGTTCTCGCGTCTCCGGACGGGAAGGCCCAGTCGCGCGCGCAATAG